Proteins encoded by one window of Lycium barbarum isolate Lr01 chromosome 11, ASM1917538v2, whole genome shotgun sequence:
- the LOC132618285 gene encoding uncharacterized protein LOC132618285, with amino-acid sequence MCAEQHKDQLKEMDWKTLGGTESSEPNVGPAVKKRIPKKIRQVPEYYFLPRRSLPYNIAFYGSCIAAGVGAGMLLEVWINKKVKEDGGVIWEFDK; translated from the exons ATGTGTGCGGAACAGCATAAAGACCAACTGAAAGAGATGGACTGGAAAACTTTGGGTGGAACCGAGAGTAGTGAGCCTAATGTTGGACCAGCTGTGAAGAAACGGATTCCAAAAAAGATTCGACAAGTTCCTGAGTATTATTTTCTTCCGCGAAGATCCTTACCGTACAACATCGCCTTTTACGGGTCGTGTATTGCTGCAGGTGTTGGTGCAGGGATGCTACTCGAAGTATGGATCAACAAGAAGGTCAAAG AGGATGGAGGAGTCATATGGGAGTTTGACAAATGA
- the LOC132616580 gene encoding STOREKEEPER protein-like: protein MAPKNKSRLVDQPPSASSSEEQVEESQEEEEEESGGEEESEEESEEEQEQEPKTVEKKPQTTQKPVQTPTKPQASSSSETQNGSGSESEAESGSGQSQPSPSLSAFTVKPHVPSKTSTKRPQETKEKDSKRNKKPKIQEEEEKKSATTPIRLWSDEDQVAVLKGMVEFKNQKGTEPNSDMSAFHDFIKGKLQAEVSKSQLSDKLRRLKKKFLTNVKDGEEPVFFKPNDNLVFEYSKKIWGGGKSDNVASSNGVVKENVKNSTDGKAKKAVEVKKSVEPKKSGKVSNVKKPKDDEKEKHKEEEKEKQVAVKEVVKEDNVVKGGDRQDFQAKYPRLAASVDGMADLSLRYPNAANMLKENMSLLASDKAKELEEKWKKLEEDEADLMVKRLDLISEHYRMVVDAMRGN, encoded by the coding sequence ATGGCTCCCAAAAACAAATCTCGGTTAGTAGATCAACCTCCTTCTGCATCTTCTTCTGAAGAACAAGTTGAAGAATcccaagaggaagaagaagaagaatctggaggagaagaagaaagtgaagaagaaagcgaagaagaacaagaacaagaacCCAAAACAGTTGAAAAGAAACCTCAAACTACTCAAAAACCTGTCCAAACCCCAACAAAACCACAAGCTTCGTCTTCCTCTGAAACCCAAAACGGGTCAGGATCCGAATCTGAAGCTGAATCCGGGTCGGGTCAATCCCAACCATCACCATCTCTATCAGCTTTCACAGTCAAACCACATGTTCCTTCAAAAACATCAACAAAAAGACCCCAAGAAACCAAAGAAAAAGACTCAAAGAGGAACAAAAAGCCCAagattcaagaagaagaagagaaaaaatcaGCTACAACACCTATTAGGCTATGGAGTGATGAAGATCAAGTTGCTGTACTTAAAGGTATGGTTGAATTCAAGAACCAAAAAGGTACTGAACCAAATTCAGATATGTCTGCTTTTCATGATTTTATTAAAGGGAAGTTGCAAGCTGAAGTTTCAAAGAGTCAATTGAGTGATAAGTTAAGGAGGTTAAAGAAGAAATTTTTAACTAATGTGAAAGATGGTGAGGAACCTGTTTTCTTTAAGCCTAATGATAATTTAGTGTTTGAGTATTCAAAGAAGATTTGGGGTGGTGGGAAGAGTGATAATGTTGCAAGTAGTAATGGTGTTGTTAAGGAGAATGTTAAGAATAGTACTGATGGCAAAGCTAAAAAGGCGGTCGAGGTTAAAAAGAGTGTTGAACCTAAGAAAAGTGGTAAAGTTAGTAACGTTAAGAAGCCGAAAGATGATGAGAAAGAGAAACATAaggaagaagagaaagagaaacAGGTTGCTGTGAAAGAGGTAGTTAAGGAGGATAATGTAGTAAAGGGTGGTGATCGACAGGATTTTCAGGCTAAGTATCCACGTTTGGCTGCGTCGGTTGATGGTATGGCTGACTTGTCTTTGAGGTATCCGAACGCTGCAAATATGTTGAAGGAGAACATGAGTTTGCTTGCTAGTGATAAGGCTAAGGAGTTGGAGGAAAAGTGGAAGAAACTGGAGGAGGATGAAGCTGATTTAATGGTTAAGCGTTTAGATTTGATTTCCGAGCATTACAGGATGGTGGTTGATGCAATGAGAGGTAACTAG
- the LOC132616581 gene encoding protein VASCULATURE COMPLEXITY AND CONNECTIVITY-like, translated as MAKIFGIFACLLIVALDAIAGILGIKAEAAQNQEKHLKVWLFECKEPSHDAFVLGVAAACLLAIAHVLANLLGGCSVCTTDDIKKASPSRKISMACLVFTWIIMAIGMGLLVIGTMANNKKRASCGFSHHHFFSTGGILCFVHAIFSVAYYSTASILLAP; from the exons ATGGCTAAGATTTTTGGTATATTTGCATGCTTATTGATTGTGGCCTTAGACGCCATTGCTGGGATTCTTGGAATCAAAGCAGAAGCAGCTCAAAATCAG GAAAAGCACCTGAAGGTGTGGTTGTTCGAGTGCAAAGAGCCAAGCCATGATGCATTTGTACTAGGTGTGGCTGCAGCATGTCTTCTTGCAATTGCTCATGTTCTTGCCAACCTTCTTGGAGGCTGCAGTGTCTGTACCACTGATGACATCAAGAAAGCATCCCCAAGCAGGAAAATCTCTATGGCTTGTCTCGTTTTTACATG GATCATAATGGCAATAGGAATGGGACTGCTGGTGATTGGGACAATGGCAAACAACAAGAAAAGAGCTTCTTGTGGATTTTCACATCATCACTTCTTCTCAACTGGTGGAATCTTGTGTTTCGTCCATGCCATCTTTTCAGTTGCATATTATAGTACTGCTTCAATACTACTTGCCCCATAG